The following DNA comes from Enterocloster bolteae.
GTTCCGGCATAATCCTGGTAAGGTTTTCTCAGATGTCCTCCCGGAAGGCCGAGAATATTTAAAGCCGCTTTAATCACAACCGGATTAGAGAACGTATACAGCGCCTGAAGAAGAGGAAACCATTTAAAATAATTCTCTCTGCATTCCTCAATGATGTTCATATCCGTCCAGGGGCGGGAATACAATGCCGCTTCCTCCGGAATAATGTTACCGCCGATATTGGCTGTTCCGGTTCCGCCTACAGCCAGGGTTGGAAGTACAATCGAATATTTCGGGAAATCGCAGCACATAATCTTAACTTTGCCCTGGCAGAGGCGCTGTACCTGAACCAGCTGCTCCACATTTGGAAGGGCTTCCTTATCCACTACAAAATTCGGATGTGCGTCGGACAGCTTTTTAATTGTTTCCGGCATAATCTGAACGCCGAGTCTGGAAGGATTGTTATAGATACCGCAGGGTATGCTTACGGAGCTCATGCAGGTATCCATATGAATAAAAGCGGCTGTCTGGTTAATCAAAACATAGGGCGGAACCGTAAAGATGACCCCGTCAGCCCCCTCCTGTTCACAATACCTGGCAAAATCTACGCTTGCCTGCGTGGTCATGGACGCTGCGCTGAAAAATAC
Coding sequences within:
- a CDS encoding dihydrodipicolinate synthase family protein, translating into MVQLHGSWVAMPTPFTEDDRIDFKGFETLIDRQIKYGTSQIFILGSAGEVTLLTLEEKKAIVHEVIKIVNGRIPVFFSAASMTTQASVDFARYCEQEGADGVIFTVPPYVLINQTAAFIHMDTCMSSVSIPCGIYNNPSRLGVQIMPETIKKLSDAHPNFVVDKEALPNVEQLVQVQRLCQGKVKIMCCDFPKYSIVLPTLAVGGTGTANIGGNIIPEEAALYSRPWTDMNIIEECRENYFKWFPLLQALYTFSNPVVIKAALNILGLPGGHLRKPYQDYAGTKLKDLENLMGEMGVIDKYGVKN